The following nucleotide sequence is from Leishmania mexicana MHOM/GT/2001/U1103 complete genome, chromosome 24.
TTtctatctctctctcgtgctttttgttttgtgcGTCGTGCGTGGAGCCCTTACACCACCTTGCCATCCCCAGACGCAAGGGCGATACACCCCAAGGCACCGACGTCGTGCGGcaccgctccccctcctcctcctccgtagCAGATCTGTTTCTTTGCTTTTTCGTTTCCACTTCCTTGAGGGTGGGGCCAGACTCTCGCTGCGTCATCGCGGTACGTCTTGCCGATCGCTCGCTTTtatcccctcccctcccctgtccccctcacacagacacacacacacacacacacggggtGCCGCCATTCTCGCCTGTCTGCATCATCTCTGCTCATAATTCTTTCCCGCTATTTCTTTCTcgttcccccctctcccctctgctgAGCACgtgggcacacacgcacacgcacacacgcacacacgcacacacgcacacgcacacgcgcactttCTTTTCGGCGTTCACCTTTACCTCTCCACCGTTGGTGCTGCcgttgttttgttttgttttgtttttccttgtatcctctcctctcttcttgtACTCGCCATCCCTTCCTTTGTGTTTCGACTTCCCCGTCTCCTCGCGCATTCACTCGCATACCCCCCcatcacccccatcacccccatcacccccatcacccccatcacccccatcacccccatcacccccatcacccccatcacccccatcacccccatcacccccatcacccccatcacccccatcacccccatcacccccatcacccccatcacccccatcacccccatcaccatcatcggtctctccttctcccccgtGTTGATTCTTTCATCTCGTTCTTTTGACCCCCTCTTGTACCCGcccctccgtcgcctccctTCGCATTCTTTCTCTCGTCCACccgctacacacacacacacacacacacacacacgtgccccAGTGACACGGAAGCCACCATTCCTCTGGGCTGAAGGCCTCCACGCCTCTTCAAGTTTCCATTGACATTGCGgtgtgcctcctcctcctctctcttctacCTCAGCTCTGTGGTGCACACACCACCGTTGCTCCTTCGGCTCCTGCCGCCTTGCTCTTGTCCTCTACTTCGTGTTCCCCGCTCCCCCAGCACTTCCGAGTCATGGCGCGGCGTCACAGCCTTACAGCTACCGCGGCAgttgcagctgctgtgctgtggCCCCTCGCAGTGGCGTTTTGGCTTGGCTGGGTccctgccaccgcggcggcgtggccaGGGAAATTTCAACCAGCGCAGCAAGACCTGAGGATGGTGACGATGCCGTATGACACTGAGGTGCAGGACCTTTTGGCACCTGCCCTCGCTATGGGTCTGGGCCCCATGGGTGGCAGCGTCTATGTGAGCCCGAGGTCATCGAGCACCGACACCTCTGCGTTGTTCGTCTGTGCACGTGCAGACGTGGGGGCCATGCTTGCGCCTGTCACGGTGACGACCGTTGATGCGCTCTTCCACTCGATAACCAAAGTCTCGGGGCAACTGGACGTGAATCATGGCTGCTACATGGCGAACAATGAGGACAGCTTACCTCAGTGTGTGGCGGCACTGACGTCCACTGCGGCAGACTGCGGCGGTGTCGCAGAGGATGCCGTGGAGCCACACTTGCGCGATGCTGCATCGACAGCTGACCGTGACCCtacctcctcgtccgcttcGCCCGGTGTTATGCCGTCCAGTGCCGCGATGCTCGCTGCCTATGTTCGTGATTGGGGACAGCAGCGACTCAAGTTGGAGCGCTCCCTGCGGCGCACCCGCGAGGCGACGGCCGCTTTTGCCCGCGTGCACGCACTTGTATACAGCGCTGCGACAGTGCCATCCAGTAAGGAGGAggcacggctgctgcgcgctcGAGCAACGGCGCGGGTGGCAGAAATAGCCTCCGCCGCGTACGACCGAGTAATGGAGAAGTACTACATCTTCAACACGTGGGTAAGGCCATCACTCGGGATCGTGCtgggaggcagcagcgacggcagcagcagtggtgaCGGAAGGGGGCCACATGGTGCCGTTGGCCCCGACGTTGCGGAGTGCCCTGTCGATACATACgtgcgtctgctgctgcagggcaaTGAGTCCTTAtctgcggtgctgctggaacTGATGAGCACAACACTGACGACAGCAGATTTGGTGCGCACTAAGGTGTTGCAACCAGCCGTGCGGGGCCTGGAgtgtgtgcaggtgctgACAGCGTTGGCTGTGATGGTGCTGGAGGATGAGCCCGTGCGCACGGTTGCGGCAATGCTGGCCACTGGCACCTTGGAAGACACGTCTGTATGGTCCCTTGACGAGTTCGCAATGCTGGCGCCCGGTTACAACAACGACCTACGGAAGATCCAGATCTGGAGCCTCGCCTACGCGTTCGCCACGGTCGCCGAtccggcggtggcgcacgAGCTTGTGGGCGGGACCGATGTTGCCGCATGCATGCGCCGCGCAGGACTCGTCGTGCCGGACAGCATCACTGGCACGGTGCCTCCGTCCATCTACTGGTGTCTCTACAACACGTCGATGAGCGAGATGACGCAGAGTGCTGTGCGTCAGCGCTCCCTTGCCACCCGTgaaagcgctgctgccgctccgaATGGGCAGTGTCTGTGGGGACTAAGCGTCTGGGATGGACtgtgtggcggcgcggcattCGACCCCGCTCGATGCAGAGACTGCCCTCCCGGCTCCGTCGGGGACGGCGAGGGCCACTGCGTGTGCGGTGATGCCAGTGCGATGTATGCGACGCTGACGGGCGGCTGTGTGGCAAAGGGGCCCGCCCATGACACTCCAGGTGTTCGCGTGATACACGCAGGGGGGAGCAACATCGTTCCTCTGTCCGGCGACAACGCAGTTGTcgcgctcctctccgtgcAGCTGCCCCAAACGGCAGCCCTGTTGGACCCCAGCGCATATCTACGCGTGGACGTCGTGTGTAACGACagcggccgtggcggtggcgggacGCGGTTTGTGGCAACGCCGTCAGGTGATCGGAAGGCTTCGTGCGTCTCTGTCGTGGATTATGAGCGGTGGCAGGAGCGCACCGGCGTGGCGCACACCTTTGACAACGGCACTCAGCACTTCGTTACGTACGCTGAGAGCTTGACCATCTCGGTGACGGGCACCGCCGCTTTCTACGGCGAGACGTGCAATCTGACCGTTGCCGTGGGCAGCACGCTGCATCGCGCCTCGCGGTCCGTGACGGCCGGTACGTGGACCTTTGTGCCGggtgcgacgccgctgtATCTGACAGCGCGCAAGTCTGCAAGCAGCTCAACGTCGTCAGAGGCTTCCAGCGCAGATCTTCTCCCGCGGTGTGTGGACGCGCTTGCAGCGTTTTCTGGGCCTGCTGCGCCCAGCGCCGTGCACGCAGGTGTGTGCCGCACGCCTGATGAGCAGCTGGGGGTGTTTGTGGCCCCTGGGAGCTACAGCCTCTTCGGATTATCCACGCAGCAGGTCGCcggtgctcgtgtgcgtcgcagcgctggtgccgctcaggacgccgccttcacctcgACGGTGCAGTCCCTGGCAGCGCGGACCAGTATGGAGGTGAGTCTGGAGGCTAGCGGTGCCTTCGCTGCGGCCGTGTTGTGGTCTGGCACACTGCAGTCTCGCGTGACACCGCTGGCCCTGAACGCCTGGCGCTCCGGCTGGTACACAAACATCAGCGTCGACAAGCTGCAACGTGTCCGCTCGCTGCGGGTGAGATTCGTGGACATGTCGGGAACCTTCGCGTTTTCTcccgtggaggaggtgattCCGCTCCACTacgaagacggcgagggcagtggcagcagtgACAGTTCGAGCGGCGGTAGTGGCGgctccgcctccatcgcgGACGAGCAGTACGGCGCCGGGTACGTGGCCGCCATCGTCATGGCTTCGGTGGCTCTCactgcgctgctgttgcttcTCGGTGCATTGGTCTACTTGCTGCTAATAACAGATGCGTGGCCAACGAAGCTCTTGCTATGAcgcaccgacgccgccggcgatgTGCTACGGTTTTCGCAGCTTGCTTCTCGCCCGCATcacttcccccctctccctttatTCTTCCTTTTCCTCTCCGGCGGTCTGTGCGTCAAGTGCCGCCTGGACTCTCCACGCAagtgcacgtgcgcatgtgcgcgtgcccACATGCGGAGGCTTTTCTCTCAAAGTAATTCTTGTGCCTTTCCGGTTCTCAGAGATGCGCGCGGCATGCGAAGATGGTGTTCCTCAGAGCAGTGTACACGCTATGACGCCAAGGTGAAGCCTagttcccccctccccaccccatGTAgcgcgcctcgtcctctgccATCTTGCGCTGCCCCTGCTTCGCCCCACCACGCGACGAAATGCCCAAAAGCCGGCATGAGGCGTGGATGACgtggggtgaggtggggtggggggactCGCACAGCGAGCGAGTGGGATGAGGCGCGAAAGAGAAGGAACAGCTGCTGCCCGCGACGGCACACGTGACGTTGCACAGATGTGTATaaccccttccctccctaTCTCACTTTTCCtttcggtgcgtgcgcgctcgtGTGCGTGAACACGACGAATGCCGGTGTCGGCTCCCCGACTTGTTCACCTCTCTGTCtcttgcacacacacacacacacacacacacaggcatgTAAAGGGTGACGTGTGCACACCCACTGACTCGTACAGAGGCAGACACAGACCGGTGGCACATGTCATAGCACGAGCACAGAAGACCAAGTCCCCCCCAAAGAAGACACAAACCGTGCTGCGTAGACGAATCGCATTCCGTTCCTGTTGCGCCCCCAGACACGGTAAGCAGAGAGGGCCAGCGGGATCGATCAACTCACCCGCCTGCCCGCCCACAGACACATGCGTCtaggcagacagacacacaccgacaccggTGAGGCCCATACACAGGCGCGACGGGGctccaacacacacgcacaggaaCAGAAAATAAATGGGGAGTATTCACAAGCTCACCGACGACGTGATCAACCGCATCGCAGCcggtgaggtggtgcagcgacCCAGCGCGGCCCTaaaggagctgctggagaacGCGATCGATGCGGGGTGCAGCCGTGTGCAggtcgtggcggcggagggtgggctcgaggtgctgcaggtgtgCGACGACGGGAGTGGGATTCACAAGGAGgacctgccgctgctgtgcgagcGCTATGCGACAAGTAAGTTGCAGACTTTCGAGGACCTGCAGCGGGTCACCTCCTTCGGCTTCCGCGGCGAGGCTCTCGCGTCTATATCGTACGTGTCACGAGTGACAGTGAccacacgccgccgccaagcctgcGACGAGAGCGGCGATGGGGCGTCCGGTGCAGGTTCGTGCTCATCGTCCACTGCTGGAGCAGCGGTCGGGTGGCGCTGCCAGTATCTAAATGGGGCCCTCCTCGAGGACCCACAGCCGTGCGCCGGCAACCCCGGCACCACAATCCGCGTAGAGAAGCTGTTCTACAACGCCctcgtgcggcggcgctcgcttCGTGCCTCGGAAGAGTGGGGGCGCATCGCGGATGTCGTGTCGCGCTACGCTCTCGCCTTCCCCGCGATCGGATTCACCTGTTACCGCGACAGGGCTTACAGCGGTGCctctggcggcggcggatcTTCGACGGGCTCCCTGAGCCGGCTGGGAGGCGGCGGTAACGGCAGCAACTCAGCCAGTGCCCCCGCCAACCCGTGCGGttccgctgctggcggcctCTGCTTCCCACCTCGGTCCAGCACACGGCAGAACATACGACTCTCTCACGGTACCCAGCTCTCCTCACACCTGCGCCTCGTGTACGCGTACAAAGTGGAGACGGCGACAATGCTGCCATGCGGTCCAGAACCCGATCCAGGCCTCGAACTCCTCGCGtccgaggtggaggcggaggacggCGCGCTCAACGCAGGTGacgagctggagcagctgtcGGGGTCGCCATCTGCGTCCTCGTCCGCCAAAGCGTTGTCGTCAACGTTGTCTACGGCGTCCAGGCGAAGCGCTGCCCAGGAGGCGCGTGTGTTTGCACAGATGGAACAGCGGGCGCGGCGGGTGCGGGCGACCAGCGGCCCAGCCGGCGAGGGCCTCTTCACTCTCGTTGGCTACACAAGTGACCCTACGCTGGCCCAGCGAAAGCCGTACTTGTGCATCTTCATTAACCAGCGTCTTGTCGAGAGCGCCGCGATACGCAAGGCGATTGACGCCGTCTACAGCGGTGTCCTCACCGGTGGCCACCGCCCCTTCACGGtgcttctcctctccgtcccTACGGACCGGGTGGACGTGAACGTGCACCCGACCAAGAAGGAGGTGTGTCTCTTGGACGAGGAGCTGATCGTGTCACGGGTGGCGGAGGTGTGCCGCGGGGCTGTGctcgaagcagcagcggctcggcAGATGGACATGCTGAAGATGCGCCACACCGCTGCCTTAGTACTGAAGCAGCAGTTGCCGAGCGCCGACggtgtcggtgctgcggacaacagcgcgacagcggagCTGAGTGGGAGCAGTAGCCAGCACATACTGGAGAAGCTGCGGGAGCAGCATCAGCGTGGAGCCCCGCTCGCCTCACCTCTCACGTCGTCATCCCTCAAatccacggcagccgcggcgctggcgggaGCAGGGGTTGGCGGCGTAGGACCGAAcgtcgtggtggcgccgtGCACGATGGTCCGCGTTGAGCCACAGAGGGGGGCGCTAGACAAGTACTTCTCCCAGCGActcgccgcagctgcggcgccggcggcggccaccgtgTTAACACCTAcctcctctccgtcctcctcgtcatcgtcgtgcACCCCGCAAGAGACACTGTCTCGGGACTCGCTGGCCAACCAGCTCTGCGCAGGGGCGGAGGGGCCGCTGAGGGATGCGGATAGGCGGCAGGCGTCAGCGAACCAGCGGGCACAGAAAGGAGATTGTACCAGCGGCCAGTCTCAGACAACTGCCGCTTACGAAGCACTGTCGTGGGAGGCGGTTATGGCCTCCCTGCACGGGCAACACGCGcccgccaccagcaccaccaccgccgcccctgACGAAGATGCCAGCGACGGCTTCCCTTTCGCGTCTCCGTCGCAGAAAGAGATCTGCAGCGGCGAGAGGAGCGACATGGCAACGCACGCAGCCCAGACCTCCCGGGAGGCAGTAGACAAAGGCGGCGAGGGCTGTGCCGGCTTTGCTGTTCCAGATGTGTTGCAGATCACGGGGGAGCGCACAGCCAGAAGAGGTGACGGTGGGGCGGACACTGCGACGGTACGCGCCGCGCTACTGGATGAGGAGAGCGCAGACGACTGTGAcaacgacgaagacgaggatGACGGCATGCGCGAATTCAAACGTCATAGGCGCGAGGTGCACGAGcgagcgcagctgctgcaacgGGTCGCCGGtagtgctgccgctgctgcggtgatgGACAAGACTGCGGTGGAGCACGacgcgagcaccgcgacgatTCTCTCTCCGAGTGATCACGTGCGgccgccgtcagcagcagagaTGGAGAAAGCGCAGCTGGCCGTGACGCACCTGGGTGCAGTCGTTCGGGCTGCGGACATGCTACGAAgcgaagctgccgccgcagacgccTCGCGCTTTGCGTACACGGTCGTTTCTTGCGAAGACGGCAACGTAGACGAGGAGAACAGCCAGGCAGACGCCTCCACAAACGGTGCCCCAGCTGCTGTGACGGCGTCGCTGGTGGACGTCGCGGAGgtgcctgcgcctgcgctgctgtcgagTGTGTCCATGATCGTGGACCGCCTTCTCGCTGACGCCAGCCCGACGGCGGACAACCTCGTCGATCAGCTCTCCTTCGTTGGGACTGTGGACTCCCGTGCCTTTCTGGCGCAGGCGGGGACCACGCTGTTATGGTGCGACACCATGGGACTGGCGCGACACGCCGTCTTCCAGCGTATCTTTCTTCGATGGTGTCAGCCTGCGctgcctgcgccaccggTCCTTGTCTTCGCCACACCGATTCGGCTGGCAGATCTACTGCTGCTCGCGTTGGCTTACGATGGGCCGCACTTGCAGCCACCTTCAGCAACTCTATTGGCGGTTGTAGATGAGTGTGCgaagaagaagcagcagcagcagcggcaggcggtcttggttggcggtggcgcggttCAGCTAGCCACGAGTGCTCTGACGACGGATGCGGTTCGGCAGATGGGCGGTGCgactgcgcgcgcgtggcgaGAGCTACTGTTTACTGCTGACATGGGGAATAAAGCCCTGAGCCCCAGTGACCTGCACACCGaaagcggcgctggcggagtCTTTGCTGGCTCGGAGTCAATGCTACCACAGCCCGAAGGTGCCACGATGCGCTACGTGCGGCGCCTGGTGCGCCGTCTGTGTCGCTGGCGGGGGTTGCTGAAGGAGTACTTCTACATTGACATCACCGCCGACGGGCTGCTCGTTGGGCTGCCCTACGGACTGAACCGGCACTGGCCGCCGAGGATGCGGGCTGTGCCTGTGATGGTGTGGCTtttggcggaggcggtgccgtaccccggcgcggcagctccgTCTTCCTCTACAATGAGCGGTGCAGCTGATCAGACGGGCCCAACAGGTGCCCCGTGGCAGAGCAACGAAGGCCGAGGTGCAGAGGAGGTTGCCACGTGCGTTGCTAAGTCTACATCACCGGCCACCTCCCTGGCGCCGACGCAAACAGAGGCGacgcccaccacgacgccgcagccgaccGCCatggaggcagaggcggacgGGGTTGCGCAGGAGGTAGCGTGTTTCACAGCGGTGGCACGGCACATCTCAGAGACGCTGTACGGGcttccaccacctcctcctaGCACAGGGTCTACCTCTGCAGAAGGCCCTAGTACTGCCACTGCTGACGTGGCCGCAGGGGCGACCGACATGGCGTCTGTAGAGCTTTGGCGAGAGGAGCTTGTACAACACGGGCTCTTCCCGTGCTTGAAGAACCCCCAGCTCTATCGTCTACCGGACCAGTGCTTGCGGGATGGCACGATCCAGTCGTTGGTCTCAGTGGAGTCTCTCTACAAGGTGTTTGAGCGCTGCTGAGCGTTGGGAGGCACAAAGGGGGtagggtggggtggggacggAGTGAGAGGCCGGCGAAAGTGTCGGTGGAGTGCTGTGGGGCGACACAAAGGGGAGCGATGACAGTGAACGCGTGGActtggtggcggtgaccatcgctccttctctctcgtggcTTCCTGTTGCGCCGACGGGTTTCTGTCGTGCGCTGTGTTGCCTCTCAGcagtatatatatatatctgtgtgtgtacttgTGGGTCTTGTCCTcaccccttctccctcaACGGGCAATAAAGGTGCACGTCCTCACCGCCCTCCATctcgcatgcacacacgcacacacttaCGTGTTGCTCTGtgtcgttgtgtgtgcgtgcacggcTCCTTAGCCTCTTGCCAGCACTCGGCTTCGAAGGCTTAGACCCACGTACGCATGTGCGCACTCACGCATACGTGCATGCATCGGGCGCCTACAGATATCCATCCTTCGTGACATCAGCGCTGTGCCCGTATATGCCCCGACTCGCtgttttcccccttcccccttcgcGCGGTATTCAACTACATACAATAGAAGGACACGGTCAGGCACAACAATGAAGCTTGcttcttgtgcgtgcgcttgtcTTGCAACACGTGCTTATGTGGGCTGACGCGTGTGAGTGCTTGGGTGTGGTGTGATGACGAGGATGGGTGGCGGGGTAttcctccccttcctttGCCTCTCAGCCTCATCCGCTTCGGCCAACCACGCAAAAGACacgcgtgggcgtgcgtgcatgccaCGCAACGATCATCGACTTCCTGTTGGCTCTTCACTCAACTGCGCCATCTTTCACCACCctcaccgcctctctcttctacTGCCCTGGCCTCGCcgactctctccctcttcgtcccccctccctccttcatCCCCCCCGCGCGTCTTTTGCGTGTGACCCTGGCACCCTCCACCCGCTACCACAGTTTCACTGCAGGTGTGTTTATTTTCTTCGCTTTCTCTTGGCAGTGCAGGTTGCCGCTCTCCCGCTTTCGCTGAcccgccccccaccctcaTCCTCAGTCCGGTGGCGTGTGTGAGCGCGTTACCACCTCCTCAttctcccccctcactcgcatcccctccctctcccccccaaATCTCCACACACGGGGGGCAGACGGAtaagggggagggtgtcacacccatacacacgcacaaactCTCCATGCCGTTGTGTGCATCAACACCGCACGCAGACATCCATTTGTtgctttttttgttcttccACTCTTCGTTTACTTGGTCAGAGagcggtgcgccgcggccttcccctccccccgtttACCCGGTTCTGGCGAACGTCGCCCTACCCCCGTAGTCGCTTGCTCTCTCACTCACACTCTCTCCCGAGTGGCCCCCTCGCCTCTTCCTTTGTATTGGTTAGCGCTTGCTGCCATCTCCCGCTCGGCGGGCTGTTGTGCAGAGGTGgaggtagagagagagacggcacGGGTTTGCTAGCGGGGGTGGGTGTCTGCGTAATCGAGCTCCGCACCCCCGCACACCCATGTAAACGCGcgcgaggggagagggacCGAGGGCCGCATCCGTTCGCTGGGATCTTTCTCTTTTCATTGTATTGATGCCAAAGCAGCTGTATCTCTCGCcactctctctttttctttgtgcaTGTGCCATTGTAGCCACCCTTTCCTTTGgactccctcctcccccctctcctccccctcccccttagtctcccctcctcgcctcgcctCACCTTCCCCATCACAGCACCCTCTGTGCGCCGGCATCCCTGCCTCCTTTGCGTCTGTTttctcgcttctctctctcataGTTTGGCTTGGCTTTTGTTGGTGCGACGTTGTCTTCATCCCAAAGTGCTGtgccgcgtgcgtgtgtctgggAGGCGTGTCCGTGCACCTCTGCAGAAgtgacgacagcagcggcttgCGGTATTCGGAGAAGGCGAGTGCAGCTCGTACAGGAGACAGGAGCGCGCTCCGCGTTTTGTGATTCGGTGTTGATGAAGCGGTCCACCACCGTGCTGCAACCCGCGCCAGCAAACTCGCAGCAGGTGAGCGAAGTTGTGAGTCGTCGCGGGGCGGTCACTAACAGCAACAGAAGCATCAGCTTCGAcggggcggcgccggtgccgacaGCCGCGAAGGCCAGCACTAATACTGCCGCCGGTGCATCCCCTTCGATGCCATCGCGCTTTTGTGGTGTCTCGGCAGACAGCAGAAACGGCTCGCCGTCACCAAAGCGGCCAGACTTCTCAAGCTTTCTCACCCCACGTACATTGAATGCACCCGCGACGAAGACGACAgcggcatcaccgccgctcccaccacagcagcagtggcctcATAATGCTGCGCAGAGCCTTCGACCAatcccctccgcctctggGACCCCGTCTCGGGAGACTTCGTCAAGAAGACGCACGCAACAAGTcccagcgctgccgacgggcacgccaccgcgcaccaccacggtcgccgccgtcaccaccgcgagcccctccgcctcgctgcgctACAAAGATGCACATGACCGTCGTCAAGTGCGGCGTCTCACCGCTGTAGGCATTTCGCCGATGCGGAACTTAATATCGAagcctgcgccgccggcaacTCCGTCTTCACGTGCGTCCCCCCCGACAGATGATTTCGGTGGTAGGCAAGCGGCTTCAGAAGcggcaggtgctgctgctcgaccgACCTCGTTCGCAGCAACGTGGAAGTCGATGACTTTAGCGtcagcggctgcgtcggACACAGCAAAGAAGTCGTCCGCCGTGAAGCCAAGTGCCGTGGAGACGTCTgggcacggcagcggtgctccGCCGACGTTGATACCGACGAAAGCGTTCCAGATGCGTCTATCGTTGACGCGCGAGGTCACCGTGGCGAACAGGTCGtgcacggcggaggcggcggaggcgatgctTCGGGCACAACATACATCAGCTCCCACCCGTGTGCGCTCGCCATTCCTCCTCTTTCAAGTCAGTGAGGGGACGCCGCCTCTAACCTTCGGCACAGCAAGCAGGAAAAGCAGCGTGTGGTCATCCGACCACACGAACCGGTCTGCCGTTCTAGGTGCCTCCGGCGCGACGCTCGCGCCATCGGTGACGTCACCGCGCCCCACGTGGTTGGAGAatgtggacgaggaggacacgACCGTcacgggcgaggaggacaccCCAGTCTCTCCAACGGCATGTCTCACCTACCCGCCCGCGGGCGGTTCATCGACAGCGCTAcgctccgctgcgccggtgaaGTCGACAACGAGGACAACAGCAACGTCCACCACGACGGCAACATCGCCGGAGCCTGCTGCCGTGAAATCCTCCAAGAGGAGGTCAGATGTGAATCCGACGCTTGCAAGTGCCGCCGAGGGCGCTGACGGAGGGTGCGACGGCAATGCCCATGAGAGGAACCCtggcgccacggcggctgTCGACGCCAAGTCGGAGCGGCGCTCACTCACGCAGGGGTCAACCTCGCAAGTGAAGAAGTTGCGTGATGTGACCCGAAGTGCCACCAACGCTGCACCATCGCCGGCCCCCGGCTCTCCCCCTCAAACACCACAGAAAGCAAccacggtggcggcgggcgcTCAGCTACACACCCCCAAGATGTCCTCCAATGCTGGCAAGACGACCCGTTCTACACCCACACATGCAGCAGCTTCCCCGAATCGGCAGCCCGACGCGCTGCGGGGCGGCCTGCTGCGGAGTGCGACATCGACGACTGGAGTGCCTGGAactcctgcagccgccgctgctgctgcacctgtTCTCCTCCCTGCACCATGCCACGCGACTGGGGCACACAGCCAAGGCGCAGCCACTATCCTGAGCCAGTCACTGTCCGCCGTACGGCCGATGGCCCCGgtcgtgcatgtgcgcataCGACCGGTGCTGCCGTCCATCGGGGAGAGTGGGAATAACCGCCACGTCTACTTCCTCGATCATGAGAACGTCATGGTGACGCGTACTCGCCTGGGCGTCTCTGCCGCCAACGGCTCTTCATCCATGCCGTCCTCATCCCTGGTCGAGTTCACGGGGACCCGACGGAGTGGCATAAACGGGCAAGTCGTGCCTGCGCTGCAGGCGTCAAACCTCGTCTCGCGCACACTGGGGTCCTCTTATGGCGCCagaggtgccgctgccgctcgcaacggaggagcggcagcagtgggcGGTAGGGGTGGAGGCAGCGTACCCGCGTCATTAGCGGATGCGCCGCGTACCGCGGCGATGAAGGCGGCTTCCCCCGCGTGCCTCTGCGGTCGGGacttggcgctgctgaggtCACCTGTGCCTGCTG
It contains:
- a CDS encoding hypothetical predicted transmembrane protein, which encodes MPYDTEVQDLLAPALAMGLGPMGGSVYVSPRSSSTDTSALFVCARADVGAMLAPVTVTTVDALFHSITKVSGQLDVNHGCYMANNEDSLPQCVAALTSTAADCGGVAEDAVEPHLRDAASTADRDPTSSSASPGVMPSSAAMLAAYVRDWGQQRLKLERSLRRTREATAAFARVHALVYSAATVPSSKEEARLLRARATARVAEIASAAYDRVMEKYYIFNTWVRPSLGIVLGGSSDGSSSGDGRGPHGAVGPDVAECPVDTYVRLLLQGNESLSAVLLELMSTTLTTADLVRTKVLQPAVRGLECVQVLTALAVMVLEDEPVRTVAAMLATGTLEDTSVWSLDEFAMLAPGYNNDLRKIQIWSLAYAFATVADPAVAHELVGGTDVAACMRRAGLVVPDSITGTVPPSIYWCLYNTSMSEMTQSAVRQRSLATRESAAAAPNGQCLWGLSVWDGLCGGAAFDPARCRDCPPGSVGDGEGHCVCGDASAMYATLTGGCVAKGPAHDTPGVRVIHAGGSNIVPLSGDNAVVALLSVQLPQTAALLDPSAYLRVDVVCNDSGRGGGGTRFVATPSGDRKASCVSVVDYERWQERTGVAHTFDNGTQHFVTYAESLTISVTGTAAFYGETCNLTVAVGSTLHRASRSVTAGTWTFVPGATPLYLTARKSASSSTSSEASSADLLPRCVDALAAFSGPAAPSAVHAGVCRTPDEQLGVFVAPGSYSLFGLSTQQVAGARVRRSAGAAQDAAFTSTVQSLAARTSMEVSLEASGAFAAAVLWSGTLQSRVTPLALNAWRSGWYTNISVDKLQRVRSLRVRFVDMSGTFAFSPVEEVIPLHYEDGEGSGSSDSSSGGSGGSASIADEQYGAGYVAAIVMASVALTALLLLLGALVYLLLITDAWPTKLLL
- a CDS encoding putative mismatch repair protein, which encodes MGSIHKLTDDVINRIAAGEVVQRPSAALKELLENAIDAGCSRVQVVAAEGGLEVLQVCDDGSGIHKEDLPLLCERYATSKLQTFEDLQRVTSFGFRGEALASISYVSRVTVTTRRRQACDESGDGASGAGSCSSSTAGAAVGWRCQYLNGALLEDPQPCAGNPGTTIRVEKLFYNALVRRRSLRASEEWGRIADVVSRYALAFPAIGFTCYRDRAYSGASGGGGSSTGSLSRLGGGGNGSNSASAPANPCGSAAGGLCFPPRSSTRQNIRLSHGTQLSSHLRLVYAYKVETATMLPCGPEPDPGLELLASEVEAEDGALNAGDELEQLSGSPSASSSAKALSSTLSTASRRSAAQEARVFAQMEQRARRVRATSGPAGEGLFTLVGYTSDPTLAQRKPYLCIFINQRLVESAAIRKAIDAVYSGVLTGGHRPFTVLLLSVPTDRVDVNVHPTKKEVCLLDEELIVSRVAEVCRGAVLEAAAARQMDMLKMRHTAALVLKQQLPSADGVGAADNSATAELSGSSSQHILEKLREQHQRGAPLASPLTSSSLKSTAAAALAGAGVGGVGPNVVVAPCTMVRVEPQRGALDKYFSQRLAAAAAPAAATVLTPTSSPSSSSSSCTPQETLSRDSLANQLCAGAEGPLRDADRRQASANQRAQKGDCTSGQSQTTAAYEALSWEAVMASLHGQHAPATSTTTAAPDEDASDGFPFASPSQKEICSGERSDMATHAAQTSREAVDKGGEGCAGFAVPDVLQITGERTARRGDGGADTATVRAALLDEESADDCDNDEDEDDGMREFKRHRREVHERAQLLQRVAGSAAAAAVMDKTAVEHDASTATILSPSDHVRPPSAAEMEKAQLAVTHLGAVVRAADMLRSEAAAADASRFAYTVVSCEDGNVDEENSQADASTNGAPAAVTASLVDVAEVPAPALLSSVSMIVDRLLADASPTADNLVDQLSFVGTVDSRAFLAQAGTTLLWCDTMGLARHAVFQRIFLRWCQPALPAPPVLVFATPIRLADLLLLALAYDGPHLQPPSATLLAVVDECAKKKQQQQRQAVLVGGGAVQLATSALTTDAVRQMGGATARAWRELLFTADMGNKALSPSDLHTESGAGGVFAGSESMLPQPEGATMRYVRRLVRRLCRWRGLLKEYFYIDITADGLLVGLPYGLNRHWPPRMRAVPVMVWLLAEAVPYPGAAAPSSSTMSGAADQTGPTGAPWQSNEGRGAEEVATCVAKSTSPATSLAPTQTEATPTTTPQPTAMEAEADGVAQEVACFTAVARHISETLYGLPPPPPSTGSTSAEGPSTATADVAAGATDMASVELWREELVQHGLFPCLKNPQLYRLPDQCLRDGTIQSLVSVESLYKVFERC